DNA sequence from the Candidatus Methylomirabilis lanthanidiphila genome:
GGCGGCGTGCTCCGAATCATCGCGCGTACACTGTCCATCACATCCTGGCGACGCACCCGAAACGGGGCCGTAAACCATCGCTCGAGCGCCGGCTCTACCAGCGGTTCCATCCCCTTCGTTTCTATCGCGCGGATGCGTTCCGCCCAGGCCGATCGCGCGGCGGCGGGGTAGCGGCTGGTCGTAGACGAGAGGATCAGGCTTCGGACCATCGACGGGTACTTCAGCGCAAAGATCTGGCCAATCATCCCGCCCATGGAAATACCTAGGAAGTGCGTCGCAGTGACGCCAAGCCCGGTGAGCAGTCCGTGGAGATCATCGGCCATCTGTTCCAAGCTATAGGCGCCGGGCGGGGCGCTGGTCTGACCATGTCCTCGCGTATCGTATCTGAGTACCCGGTAGCGCGCACTAAGCGCTTGAGCCTGTTCGTCCCAAAGACTCAGATTGCACCCGAGGGCATGACTCATCGTGACGACAGAACCATCTCCTTCAATCGTATAGTGGATGTCGATGCTGTTAGCGGTGAGCTTCATCTTATCTCCTGTGTCCATACCAGTGAATCTGCTCTAGTGCTGCGGCCTGCTCGAACAGGACGCCCAGACTCGCTTTGGCAGGACGAACCCCTCCTGCCCAGTGGTCCGGTTGACCACAGCGTCACCGGCGCCAGACATATCCTTTGTTCGTGCGATCCGCGCCAGACGCAGGACTATGGCCCGTTGGCCACCACTCAGGTGGCGACGCCCAGCATCCGTTCAGCAACGGGTTACGCAACAGACCGGCCGCCGCAACCGGTTATTGGGTCGCGAGGCCGTTCCCTTCTCCCACGTTTCAACGTCACCTCGCACGACCCGAAACAACGGGTGCGGCTGAGGGCGCCGTACGCGCTTGAGCAGATCGAATGCCGCCGGGTCGCGGATCGCCAGCTTTGTCATGAGATGATACCACTCCTGCTCGACCTGACCGCGAGTCACGGCGATGACTCCAGAACCCCTCGCCGGGCTAATCTTGTTCGATGAAAACTTGTAGCCACGCCGGACGGCTTCTGCATACACACCGCGAAGGTAACCGGCAATTGCTCCAAGGGGGGAGCGCTGAGCGCGGAAACGCTCGAGTTGAGGGTGGTACCGGTAACCGGTCGTTTCACCTCTGAGTACGGCCTGTGCCAAGAGCGCCTCGCGCCACACCGCGACCAGCCCGCGAACATCGAGGTACTTTGGATGCAAGGACCAGAGCCGCATCCGTTAACTCACCCCTGGGAGCCCATCTGCCCAACGGGGCGGGTAACCCGAGGGCCGCCCGAACCTGGCCTCTGGAGGCGTTACCGACGCAGTCGGGCGGGCCGGCTGGTTGACAAGCGTGTTAGCCATCAATTAGCGGAATCCCACGAAGGCGTTCATGCGGCGATCAGGCAAGATCGAAGCGGTCAAGGTCCATCACCTTGACCCACGCCGCCACGAAGTCCTGCACGAACTTCTCCTTCGCGTCTGCGCTCGCATAGACCTCGGCGAGTGCGCGCAGATGGGAATTGGAGCCGAAGACGAGGTCGACGCGCGTGCCGGTCCACTTGACCTTGCCTGTCTTGCGGTCGCGGCCCTCGAGCAGGTGCGGTATGTCCGAAACCGGCTTCCACTCCGTGCTCATGTCGAGCAGGTTCACGAAGAAGTCGTTGGAGAGCGTCTCCGGCTTCGAAGTAAAGACTCCGTACTTCGCGCCGCCAACATTGGCCCCCAATACGCGCATGCCGCCGACGAGGACCGTCATCTCCGGCGCCGTGAGCGTCAGGAGCTGCGCGCGGTCGACGAGCATCTGCTCGGCGGGGACCTCTAAGTTGCCTTTCACGTAGTTGCGGAAGCCGTCGGCGATCGGCTCGAGCACTGCGAAGGATCTGACGTCCGTCTGGTCCTGCCGCGCGTCCATGCGTCCAGGCTTGAACCGTACTTTCACGCTGACGCCTGCCTTTTTCGCGGCCTGCTCGATGCCCGCGCAGCCCGCAAGCACGATCAGGTCGGCGAGCGACACCTTCTTACCGCTCTTGGCCTGCCTGTTGAACGCCGTCTGAATACCCGCGAGCGTCTTCAGCACTCTTGCGAGCCGCGCCGGCTGGTTCACTTCCCAGTGTTTCTGCGGAGCGAGCTGGATGCGCGCGCCGTTGGCGCCACCGCGCTTGTCGGAGCCGCGGAAGGTGGCGGCGGAGGCCCACGCCGTGGACACCATCTGCGCCACCGACAGCTTCGAGGTGAGGATTATCTTCTTGAGCTCGGCGATGTCTTTCTCGCCGATCAGCTTGTGGTCGAGCGCGGGGATCGGGTCCTGCCAGGTCAGCTCTTCCTTCGGCACCTCCGGTCCCAGGTAGCGGGTGCGCGGACCCATGTCGCGGTGCGTCAACTTGAACCAAGCCCGCGCGAAGGCGTCGGCGAAGGCCTGCGGATCGTCGAGGAACCGGCGCGTGACCTTGCCGAACCCCGGATCGAAGCGCAGCGTCAGATCCGTGGTTAGCATGGTCGGCTTGTGATATTTGCCCGGGATGTGCGCGTCGGGAATGATCTTCGGCGCGTTCTTCGCCACCCATTGCTTGGCGCCGGCGGGGGACTTGGTGAGCTCCCACTCGTACTTGTACAGAATCTCAAGGAAGCTGTTGCTCCAGAGCGCGGGTGTCCTGGTCCAGGTGACTTCGAGGCCGCTGGAGACCGTGTCGGCGCCGCGCCCCGTGCCGTAGTCGCTCATCCAGCCCAGGCCCTGCGCGTCCAGCGGCGCGGCTTCCGGATCCGGCCCCTTGTGGGTTTCCGGGGCGGCGCCGTGGCACTTGCCGAAGGTGTGGCCGCCGGCGATAAGGGCGACGGTCTCCTCATCGTTCATCGCCATGCGGCCGAAGGTGGCACGGATGTCCTTGGCGGCGGCCAGGTAGTCGCCGCTCGCGTTCGGGCCTTCCGGATTCACGTAGATGAGACCCATGTGGGTGGCGCCGAACGGCCCCAGGTCGCGTTCGCCACTGAAGCGCTTGTCAGCGCCCAGCCACGCGATCTCCTCGCCCCAGTTGACGTCCTCGTCCGATTCCCACACGTCCACGCGGCCACCGCCAAAGCCGAAGGTCCTGAAGCCCATCGACTCCAGCGCCACATTGCCGGCAAGGATCATCAGGTCGGCCCAGGAAATCTTCCTGCCGTACTTCTGTTTGATCGGCCACAGTAGGCGGCGTGCCTTGTCGAGGTTGACGTTGTCGGGCCAGCTGTCCAGGGGTGCGAAACGCTGCTGGCCGCGGCCACCGCCGCCGCGACCGTCGGTGACGCGGTAGGTTCCGGCGCTGTGCCAGGCCATGCGGATGAACAACGGACCGTAGTGGCCGAAGTCCGCCGGCCACCAGTCCTGCGAGTCGGTCATCAGCTTGACCAGGTCCTTCTTGAGCGCCTTGTAGTCGAGGCTCTTGAATTCCGTCGTGTAGTTGAAGCCCTTGCCCATCGGGTCGGACTTCGCCGAATGCTGGTGGAGCAGTTCCAGCCGCAGCTGGTTCGGCCACCAGTCGCGGTTAGTCCGGCCGACGCCGGCGATGTGGGTGAACGGGCACTTTGCCTCGGTTGACATGTGTTCTCTCCGTTCCTCTCCGGTTGGGGTACGTGAAACTAACTATTATGTATGCTGATCAGCCCATTTTTAACGAACCGTTTATCAAACTCAGGCGGATGGTATAACCTTCTCGAGTAGTTAGCAACAAATTCTTATGAAGGCTGTCGGCGGCACACGCTGCACCTATGTTGGCCTATCCCGCCTACGACCGCGCATCGTCTGAACTGCATCCGAGGCTATCCAGGGGGGCTAGGGAGTTACGGGATAACGACTGGTCAGAAGCGGGTACTGACCGAGCGGGCTGGGACCTTGGGTGTATCAGTAGCCGGTGACGTAGGGGAGGCTCCTGGCAACCCGGTCGGTGGTCTCTCCAGCTTCCGACAGAACACCCATCGCGTTCCAGGTGCCTGCCAGGAGCTGATTGCGAGCGCCGTCCGGGATCATAGCAAGGATGCTCTGTTCCCCGAACTGCACGACGCGGTTCTCCAAATCAAGTATGATCTCCTGCTCCGGACGCCGCGCCAGGACCTCCGATAATTCCGCCAGGTCTTTCGTATGCGATGTCAGGCAGGGAAGCCCGATGGCCGTGCAGTTGCCGAAGAAGATCTCGGCGAACGACGTGCCCACGATGCCTCGGATGCCCCATCGTCTCAAGGCCTCCGGCGCGTGTTCTCGCGAGGAACCGCAGCCGAAGTTTTGGCCGACCACCAGGATCGTCGCTCCCCGGCAGCGAGCCTGGTTGAACGGGTGGTCCGGCATCTGCCGGCGGTCATCCTCAAAGACGTGCGCCTCAAGCCCTTCAAAGGTGATGCATTTCAGGAAGCGGGCGGGGATGATCCGGTCGGTGTCGATGTCGTTACCGGGCAGCGGCATCGCGCGTCCGGAGATCTGGCGCCGAATGTCGTCCTGTCTCATTGCAGCATCTCTCTCACGTCTACGATCTGCCCTCGGATGGCCGCCGCCGCCACCATGGCGGGGCTCATGAGGAGGGTGCGGCCTGTGGGACTCCCCATGCGTCCTTTGAAGTTTCGGTTACTGGAAGCGGCACAGAGCTGTTGACCTGTGAGCTTATCCTCGTTCATTCCAAGACAGAGCGAACAACCGGCCTTGCGCCAGTCAAACCCGGCCGCCAGAAAGAGTTCGTGAAGTCCCTCCGCTTCAGCCGCCTGAGCCACTGTCTGAGACCCCGGAACGACAAGAGCCCGGATCCCCTTTGCCACCCTACGCCCCCGGATTACCTCGGCCGCCACGCGCAGGTCAGAAAGGCGCCCGTTGGTGCAGGAGCCGATGAAGGCGACGTCGATGGGGGTCCCGGCAATCAGCCGGCCAGGCTCAAGCGACATAAAGGCCAGCGCCTCGCTCCAGGCGGCTCGGTCCGCATCTGGCGCATCGTGTGGATGCGGGATCGGCTCAGTCACCCCGATCGATTGCTCGGGGTTGATGCCCCAGGTGAGCATGGGCTCGATCGAGGAGCCATCCAGTCGCACGATGTCGTCGAAGCCGGCATCGGGGTCGGTTGCCATGCTCTTCCACCAGGCCACGGCCCGGTCAGACGCATCGCCCTTGGGTGCGAAGGGACGGCCCTTCAGGTACTCGAAGGTCGTGGCATCGGGGTTCACGTAGCCGACGCGCGCCCCGCCCTCGATGCTCATGTTGCAGATGGTCAGGCGCTCCTCCATCGACATCGCGGTAACGGTCGACCCGCCGTATTCATAGGCGTAACCCACCCCGCCATTTACACCCAGCTTGCGGATGATCGTCAGGATCACATCT
Encoded proteins:
- a CDS encoding Alpha/beta hydrolase fold protein, which encodes MKLTANSIDIHYTIEGDGSVVTMSHALGCNLSLWDEQAQALSARYRVLRYDTRGHGQTSAPPGAYSLEQMADDLHGLLTGLGVTATHFLGISMGGMIGQIFALKYPSMVRSLILSSTTSRYPAAARSAWAERIRAIETKGMEPLVEPALERWFTAPFRVRRQDVMDSVRAMIRSTPPQGYIGCCHAIPAIDVTDRLGEVRCPALVISGKEDPGTPVAMAREICAAIPSSELAILPSASHLCNLEQPETFNRSLLGFLDKVA
- the katG gene encoding Catalase-peroxidase, encoding MSTEAKCPFTHIAGVGRTNRDWWPNQLRLELLHQHSAKSDPMGKGFNYTTEFKSLDYKALKKDLVKLMTDSQDWWPADFGHYGPLFIRMAWHSAGTYRVTDGRGGGGRGQQRFAPLDSWPDNVNLDKARRLLWPIKQKYGRKISWADLMILAGNVALESMGFRTFGFGGGRVDVWESDEDVNWGEEIAWLGADKRFSGERDLGPFGATHMGLIYVNPEGPNASGDYLAAAKDIRATFGRMAMNDEETVALIAGGHTFGKCHGAAPETHKGPDPEAAPLDAQGLGWMSDYGTGRGADTVSSGLEVTWTRTPALWSNSFLEILYKYEWELTKSPAGAKQWVAKNAPKIIPDAHIPGKYHKPTMLTTDLTLRFDPGFGKVTRRFLDDPQAFADAFARAWFKLTHRDMGPRTRYLGPEVPKEELTWQDPIPALDHKLIGEKDIAELKKIILTSKLSVAQMVSTAWASAATFRGSDKRGGANGARIQLAPQKHWEVNQPARLARVLKTLAGIQTAFNRQAKSGKKVSLADLIVLAGCAGIEQAAKKAGVSVKVRFKPGRMDARQDQTDVRSFAVLEPIADGFRNYVKGNLEVPAEQMLVDRAQLLTLTAPEMTVLVGGMRVLGANVGGAKYGVFTSKPETLSNDFFVNLLDMSTEWKPVSDIPHLLEGRDRKTGKVKWTGTRVDLVFGSNSHLRALAEVYASADAKEKFVQDFVAAWVKVMDLDRFDLA
- a CDS encoding isopropylmalate isomerase, with the translated sequence MRQDDIRRQISGRAMPLPGNDIDTDRIIPARFLKCITFEGLEAHVFEDDRRQMPDHPFNQARCRGATILVVGQNFGCGSSREHAPEALRRWGIRGIVGTSFAEIFFGNCTAIGLPCLTSHTKDLAELSEVLARRPEQEIILDLENRVVQFGEQSILAMIPDGARNQLLAGTWNAMGVLSEAGETTDRVARSLPYVTGY
- a CDS encoding isopropylmalate isomerase, whose translation is MNRAGSLTVLACDRLIWHNTITMAETLLDKVWRAHTVRTLPSGQTQLFIGLHLIHEVTSPQAFQMLRETGLKVRYPERTFATIDHIVPTASQARPFADTMAEEMAVHLTRNCKEFGIPFFDLDSGRQGIVHVVGPELGLTQPGMTIACGDSHTSTHGALGALAFGIGTSQVRDILATQCLSMAKPKLRQIRVEGRLARGVYAKDVILTIIRKLGVNGGVGYAYEYGGSTVTAMSMEERLTICNMSIEGGARVGYVNPDATTFEYLKGRPFAPKGDASDRAVAWWKSMATDPDAGFDDIVRLDGSSIEPMLTWGINPEQSIGVTEPIPHPHDAPDADRAAWSEALAFMSLEPGRLIAGTPIDVAFIGSCTNGRLSDLRVAAEVIRGRRVAKGIRALVVPGSQTVAQAAEAEGLHELFLAAGFDWRKAGCSLCLGMNEDKLTGQQLCAASSNRNFKGRMGSPTGRTLLMSPAMVAAAAIRGQIVDVREMLQ